In one Bacillus mesophilus genomic region, the following are encoded:
- the fni gene encoding type 2 isopentenyl-diphosphate Delta-isomerase, translating into MSRAQRKIDHIKHAVEVGQVRAHGFEDVQFVHQSLPDLSVDDIEYDCMLGELSLSSPILINAMTGGGGEQTLKINQGLAIVAKECNVALAVGSQMSAIRDKSEQSTYKIVRAENPKGIIFANLGSEATVDQALQAIEMLDANALQIHLNVVQELVMPEGDRDFTNALKRIEKIVKGVTVPIIVKEVGYGMSHETAKTLKEIGVNIVDIGGYGGTNFSKIENMRRNRTVDFFNEWGIPTVSSLIEVASHSPAQTIIASGGIMSGLDIVKSMRLGASCVGMAGYLLKFLLENGTESVIEEIRNLHDDIRFIMTALGKKNFSLLKEAPLVIKGPTYHWLQERGINTQIYSK; encoded by the coding sequence GTGAGTAGAGCACAACGCAAAATTGATCATATAAAACATGCTGTTGAAGTAGGTCAAGTCCGTGCTCATGGATTTGAGGATGTCCAATTTGTCCATCAGAGCTTACCCGATTTATCAGTTGACGATATTGAATACGATTGTATGTTAGGCGAACTTTCCTTAAGTTCGCCTATTCTTATCAATGCGATGACTGGTGGTGGTGGTGAACAGACGTTGAAAATTAACCAGGGGCTCGCAATAGTTGCGAAAGAATGTAATGTCGCACTGGCAGTGGGTTCCCAAATGTCTGCCATTAGAGATAAGTCGGAGCAGTCAACTTATAAGATTGTAAGAGCTGAAAATCCAAAGGGGATCATCTTTGCCAATTTAGGTAGTGAGGCAACTGTAGATCAAGCACTTCAAGCCATTGAGATGCTGGATGCAAATGCTCTACAGATTCACTTAAATGTCGTTCAGGAATTGGTTATGCCTGAGGGTGATAGGGACTTTACAAATGCCCTTAAACGAATTGAAAAAATTGTAAAGGGTGTAACCGTGCCAATTATTGTAAAAGAAGTTGGCTATGGAATGAGCCATGAAACAGCAAAAACACTTAAAGAAATTGGTGTCAACATAGTCGATATTGGTGGTTATGGTGGTACGAATTTCTCCAAAATCGAAAATATGAGAAGAAATCGGACCGTCGATTTCTTTAATGAATGGGGAATACCGACTGTATCCTCTTTAATAGAGGTTGCCTCGCATTCACCAGCTCAAACTATTATCGCATCTGGTGGAATCATGTCGGGATTGGATATTGTTAAGTCTATGAGGCTAGGTGCTAGCTGTGTGGGAATGGCAGGTTACCTTTTAAAGTTCCTTTTAGAAAATGGAACAGAGTCAGTTATAGAGGAAATTAGGAACCTACATGATGATATTAGATTCATCATGACTGCTCTAGGAAAGAAGAATTTTTCTTTATTGAAAGAGGCTCCCCTTGTGATAAAAGGGCCAACTTATCACTGGTTACAGGAACGGGGTATTAATACTCAAATATATAGCAAATAA
- a CDS encoding capping complex subunit for YIEGIA: MNLEKFILAIITTNPKKAAGGTAIFLCDTVAEMDEFAKNVEAITDGIAHKLSDEVYIVVKH; encoded by the coding sequence ATGAATCTTGAAAAATTTATATTAGCAATTATCACAACCAATCCTAAAAAAGCGGCTGGTGGAACAGCCATATTTCTGTGTGATACGGTGGCTGAGATGGACGAGTTTGCTAAGAATGTTGAAGCGATAACAGATGGAATTGCTCATAAATTAAGCGATGAGGTATATATAGTGGTAAAGCATTGA
- a CDS encoding YpfB family protein has product MKHVERIIVKLVVIQIICLVIAQFIMTNHQLSPYLSKVIEYEGVTKDSYSKVVETFDQ; this is encoded by the coding sequence ATGAAGCATGTTGAGAGGATTATTGTGAAACTAGTGGTCATACAAATTATCTGTTTGGTGATTGCCCAATTCATTATGACAAATCATCAGCTTTCTCCCTATTTATCGAAGGTAATTGAATACGAAGGTGTTACTAAAGATTCCTATAGTAAAGTAGTTGAAACATTCGACCAGTAA
- the folE gene encoding GTP cyclohydrolase I FolE, which yields MSTINYEQIEHAVKLILEAVGEDPNREGLLDTPKRVARMYAEVFSGLNEDPKEHFKTIFGEDHEELVLVKDIPFFSMCEHHLVPFYGKAHVAYIPRGGRVTGLSKLARAVEAVAKRPQLQERITSTVADSIVETLEPLGVMVVVEAEHMCMTMRGIKKPGASTVTSAVRGVFVDDVAARAEVLSLIK from the coding sequence ATGTCTACTATAAATTACGAACAAATTGAACACGCTGTAAAATTAATATTGGAAGCTGTTGGTGAGGACCCAAATCGTGAAGGTCTGCTAGATACACCAAAGCGTGTAGCAAGAATGTATGCAGAAGTTTTTTCAGGCCTAAATGAGGATCCAAAAGAGCATTTCAAAACAATTTTTGGAGAAGATCATGAAGAGTTAGTATTAGTTAAAGATATTCCATTCTTTTCAATGTGTGAGCACCATCTTGTTCCCTTCTATGGAAAAGCGCATGTTGCCTACATTCCAAGAGGAGGTCGTGTAACGGGCCTTAGTAAGTTAGCTAGAGCAGTAGAAGCAGTTGCGAAACGACCACAGTTACAAGAGCGTATAACATCAACAGTGGCAGATTCAATCGTAGAAACTCTTGAACCATTAGGTGTGATGGTAGTAGTAGAAGCCGAACATATGTGTATGACAATGAGAGGGATTAAAAAACCTGGTGCATCAACTGTTACATCCGCAGTAAGAGGAGTCTTTGTTGATGATGTGGCAGCAAGAGCAGAAGTCCTATCTTTAATCAAATAG
- the rpsA gene encoding 30S ribosomal protein S1, producing MEEMNQEVLEQTNLEVGSVVTGQVTKVEEKQVLVNIGYKSEGIVPISELSSLHVEQASEVVSVGQTLELKVTKLEDDAVILSKKAVDADNAWGNLEAKFESGEVFTAEVKDVVKGGLVVDLGVRGFIPASLVEAHFVEDFSDYKGKELSLKVVELDKEKNRVILSHRAVVEAEQKSKKKETISSLKVGQVLDGTVQRLTDFGAFVDIGGIDGLVHISQLSHEHVSKPSEVVEEGQQVKVKVLGVDVDNGRISLSIKDTLAGPWEELSDKLQVGSVVEGTVRRLVAFGAFVELFPGVEGLVHISQISNKHIGTPSEELEVGQQVKVKVLDINVADQRISLSIRELLEDEDKVDYREYQQKEESSGFSLGDMIGDQLKKLK from the coding sequence ATGGAAGAAATGAATCAGGAAGTGTTGGAGCAAACAAATCTAGAGGTAGGTAGTGTTGTTACAGGTCAAGTAACAAAGGTTGAAGAAAAGCAAGTTCTAGTTAACATTGGTTATAAGTCAGAGGGGATTGTACCAATTAGTGAACTATCTAGTTTACATGTTGAACAAGCGAGCGAAGTGGTGTCTGTTGGGCAGACACTAGAACTAAAAGTAACTAAATTAGAAGATGATGCAGTTATTTTATCTAAAAAAGCAGTAGATGCTGATAATGCTTGGGGGAACCTAGAAGCAAAGTTCGAATCTGGTGAAGTTTTCACAGCTGAAGTTAAGGATGTTGTGAAGGGTGGACTAGTGGTTGACCTAGGTGTTAGAGGATTTATTCCTGCTTCTTTAGTTGAAGCTCACTTTGTTGAAGACTTTTCAGATTACAAAGGAAAAGAGCTTTCTCTTAAGGTAGTAGAGCTTGATAAAGAAAAAAATCGTGTGATTCTATCACATCGTGCTGTAGTTGAAGCAGAGCAGAAGTCTAAAAAGAAAGAAACGATTTCTTCATTAAAAGTAGGGCAGGTCCTAGATGGAACTGTTCAACGACTAACAGATTTCGGTGCATTTGTTGATATTGGTGGAATTGACGGATTAGTACACATCTCTCAACTTTCACATGAACATGTAAGTAAACCATCTGAAGTTGTTGAAGAAGGACAACAGGTTAAGGTAAAGGTATTAGGCGTGGATGTTGATAACGGAAGAATCTCATTATCAATTAAAGATACCCTTGCTGGACCATGGGAAGAGCTGTCAGATAAGCTTCAGGTTGGATCAGTTGTTGAAGGAACTGTAAGAAGACTTGTAGCATTTGGTGCATTCGTTGAATTATTCCCTGGAGTTGAGGGTCTTGTTCATATTTCACAGATCTCAAATAAGCACATTGGCACACCAAGTGAAGAGTTAGAAGTAGGGCAACAGGTTAAGGTTAAAGTACTTGATATTAACGTTGCTGATCAAAGAATTTCCTTAAGTATCAGAGAGCTTCTAGAGGATGAAGATAAGGTTGACTATCGTGAATATCAACAAAAAGAAGAATCTTCTGGTTTTAGCTTGGGCGATATGATTGGGGATCAACTTAAGAAATTAAAGTAA
- a CDS encoding YIEGIA family protein, giving the protein MSEYTYPILFGVAIGTLTRLYMLKTDYRQYPTYLHGKIIHIALGFIAAGLGTVAVPSIMEEDFTAITFLTLAASQFREVRNMERNTLAQLDGFELVSRGNTYIEGIAVAFEGRNYLVIFTSFISTFSYIVWNIWAGLVAGLIGLFLSKKLMSGGKLKDIVDIEYVEPRFEGAGLYVDNIYIMNIGIPERQKEVLKYGMGFILKPKNFDARSTIANLGQRQAILHDVSTAMGVYRDSGTPALVPLAKRDLDDGRIGVFVLPQVRDYEKAIEVIGQVPTLENAIRMPTESKANQKGHKIK; this is encoded by the coding sequence ATGAGTGAATACACCTATCCGATACTTTTTGGTGTTGCTATTGGAACACTAACTCGCTTATATATGTTAAAAACAGATTACCGTCAATATCCCACCTATCTACACGGGAAAATTATTCATATAGCGTTAGGCTTCATCGCGGCTGGTTTGGGTACCGTTGCCGTTCCGTCCATCATGGAAGAGGATTTTACTGCTATTACGTTTCTCACCTTGGCGGCCTCACAGTTTAGGGAAGTTCGAAATATGGAGAGAAATACATTAGCGCAGTTGGATGGTTTTGAACTTGTATCAAGAGGAAATACATATATAGAAGGAATTGCGGTTGCTTTTGAAGGAAGAAACTATTTAGTTATATTTACTTCGTTTATTTCGACATTCTCATATATTGTATGGAATATATGGGCAGGGTTAGTAGCTGGTCTCATTGGGCTTTTCCTTTCAAAGAAATTAATGAGTGGTGGAAAGTTAAAAGATATTGTGGATATTGAATATGTTGAGCCAAGGTTTGAGGGAGCGGGTTTATATGTAGATAATATTTACATTATGAATATAGGAATTCCAGAGAGACAGAAAGAAGTATTGAAGTATGGAATGGGGTTTATCTTAAAACCTAAGAATTTTGATGCAAGATCAACTATAGCTAACCTCGGTCAACGTCAAGCGATTCTGCATGACGTATCAACAGCAATGGGGGTTTATCGAGATTCTGGTACACCTGCACTTGTTCCATTGGCTAAGCGTGACTTGGATGATGGAAGAATTGGAGTGTTTGTCTTACCTCAGGTTCGAGATTATGAAAAAGCAATTGAGGTAATTGGCCAGGTTCCTACACTAGAAAATGCGATACGTATGCCAACTGAATCAAAAGCTAATCAAAAGGGGCATAAAATAAAATGA
- a CDS encoding NAD(P)H-dependent glycerol-3-phosphate dehydrogenase has protein sequence MNVGDVTVVGAGSWGTALAIVLADNGYQVRLWAHKEAQINEINNQHTNEKYLPGIILPGNIKGYTSLQESLEGIGRIILAVPTKAIREVMAQIRAVIDKPITIVHVSKGIEPDTFKRVSEVIQEEMPSHLLVDVVVLSGPSHAEEVSRRQPTTVTVACENMESAEKIQDMFINQHLRVYTNPDVVGVEIGGALKNIIALAAGITDGLGYGDNAKAALITRGLAEIARLGVAMGANPLTFAGLTGIGDLIVTCTSVHSRNWRAGNLLGKGQSLNEVLDNMGMVVEGVRTTKAAYQLAQKMNVSMPITNALYDVLFNNKKPKEAVDSLMARGKTHEMEDLASILDRPSK, from the coding sequence ATGAACGTGGGGGATGTAACAGTTGTAGGTGCTGGATCCTGGGGAACAGCATTAGCGATCGTGCTAGCGGATAATGGTTATCAGGTTCGATTGTGGGCACACAAAGAAGCACAAATAAACGAAATTAATAATCAGCATACCAATGAGAAGTACTTACCGGGTATTATATTACCTGGTAATATTAAAGGTTATACATCTTTACAAGAATCATTAGAAGGCATCGGCAGAATCATTTTAGCTGTACCGACTAAGGCGATACGTGAAGTTATGGCGCAAATTCGAGCAGTGATCGACAAGCCAATCACCATTGTTCATGTTAGTAAGGGTATTGAACCAGATACTTTTAAGAGGGTATCGGAAGTAATACAAGAAGAAATGCCATCACATCTATTAGTAGACGTAGTCGTTTTATCTGGACCGAGTCACGCAGAAGAGGTTAGCAGAAGACAACCGACTACTGTCACAGTAGCATGCGAGAATATGGAGTCCGCAGAAAAGATTCAAGATATGTTTATTAATCAACATCTAAGAGTATACACCAACCCTGATGTCGTAGGTGTGGAAATTGGGGGAGCATTAAAGAATATAATTGCGCTTGCAGCAGGAATAACAGATGGTTTAGGGTATGGTGATAACGCGAAAGCAGCCTTAATCACAAGAGGACTTGCTGAAATTGCCAGATTAGGTGTTGCGATGGGTGCTAATCCTTTAACCTTTGCGGGGCTTACTGGAATCGGAGACTTGATTGTAACGTGTACAAGTGTTCACAGTCGAAACTGGAGAGCGGGCAATCTTTTAGGAAAAGGTCAAAGTTTGAATGAAGTGCTTGATAATATGGGTATGGTAGTTGAGGGTGTCCGAACAACGAAAGCAGCTTATCAGTTAGCACAAAAGATGAATGTTAGTATGCCAATCACTAATGCATTATACGATGTCCTTTTTAATAATAAAAAACCGAAGGAAGCCGTTGACTCATTAATGGCCCGTGGCAAAACGCATGAAATGGAAGACTTAGCTTCCATCCTTGATCGTCCTTCCAAATAG
- the spoIVA gene encoding stage IV sporulation protein A, whose product MEKVDIFKDIAERTGGDIYLGVVGAVRTGKSTFIKKFMELVVLPNIANEADKARAQDELPQSAAGKTIMTTEPKFVPNQAVSLHVADGLDVNIRLVDCVGYTVPGAKGYEDENGPRMINTPWYEEPIPFHEAAEIGTRKVIQEHSTIGVVITTDGSIGEIPRNDYLESEERVINELKEVGKPFIMVINTVRPHHPETEQLRQKLSEQYDIPVLAMSVESMRETDVYNVLREALYEFPVLEVNVNLPSWVMVLRDNHWLRESYQEAVKDTVKDIKRLRDVDRVVGLFSEYDFIDNAGLAGIEMGQGVAEIDLYAPDTLYDQILKEVVGVEIRGKDHLLQLMQDFSYAKAEYDQVADALKMVKQTGYGIAAPALSDMALDEPEIIRQGSRFGVRLKAVAPSIHMIKVDVESEFAPIIGTEKQSEELVRYLMQDFEDDPLSIWNSDIFGRSLSSIVREGIQAKLSLMPENARYKLKETLERIINEGSGGLIAIIL is encoded by the coding sequence TTGGAAAAGGTAGATATTTTTAAGGATATCGCTGAGCGCACTGGTGGCGATATATATTTAGGAGTTGTAGGTGCAGTTCGAACAGGGAAATCTACTTTTATTAAAAAGTTTATGGAATTAGTAGTTTTACCGAATATTGCAAATGAAGCTGACAAAGCACGCGCACAAGATGAGTTACCTCAAAGTGCTGCAGGCAAGACAATCATGACTACGGAACCAAAGTTTGTTCCAAATCAGGCTGTTTCCTTGCATGTAGCAGATGGACTAGATGTGAATATCCGTCTAGTAGACTGTGTAGGATACACAGTACCAGGAGCAAAAGGTTATGAGGATGAGAATGGTCCAAGAATGATTAACACCCCGTGGTATGAGGAACCAATTCCTTTCCATGAGGCAGCAGAAATCGGGACGCGTAAGGTTATTCAAGAGCATTCAACAATTGGTGTAGTTATTACGACGGATGGATCCATCGGAGAAATCCCTCGAAATGATTATTTAGAATCAGAAGAAAGAGTAATTAACGAGTTAAAGGAAGTTGGCAAGCCGTTTATCATGGTTATTAACACGGTTCGTCCACATCATCCTGAAACAGAACAATTACGCCAAAAGTTATCTGAGCAGTATGATATTCCAGTGTTAGCGATGAGCGTAGAAAGCATGAGAGAAACTGATGTGTATAACGTACTTCGTGAAGCATTGTATGAATTCCCTGTTCTTGAGGTTAATGTTAACCTACCAAGCTGGGTAATGGTATTACGTGACAACCACTGGTTACGTGAAAGCTACCAAGAGGCAGTAAAGGATACGGTTAAGGATATTAAACGCCTTCGAGATGTAGATCGAGTGGTTGGTCTCTTCAGTGAGTATGACTTTATCGATAATGCTGGCCTCGCTGGTATTGAGATGGGTCAAGGTGTAGCAGAGATTGATTTGTATGCACCAGATACTTTATATGATCAAATCTTGAAAGAAGTAGTTGGTGTAGAAATTAGAGGGAAAGACCACTTACTACAACTTATGCAGGATTTCTCATATGCAAAGGCAGAGTATGATCAGGTTGCAGATGCGCTAAAAATGGTGAAGCAAACAGGATATGGAATTGCAGCACCAGCTTTATCGGATATGGCCTTAGATGAGCCTGAGATTATTCGCCAAGGCTCGAGATTCGGTGTAAGGCTTAAAGCAGTAGCTCCATCCATCCATATGATTAAGGTAGATGTTGAGTCTGAGTTTGCACCAATTATCGGAACGGAAAAGCAAAGCGAGGAATTAGTTCGCTACTTAATGCAAGATTTTGAAGATGATCCACTATCAATTTGGAATTCAGATATTTTTGGTAGATCATTAAGCTCCATCGTACGTGAAGGCATTCAGGCAAAGCTATCATTAATGCCAGAAAATGCTAGATATAAACTTAAGGAAACATTAGAGAGAATAATTAATGAAGGCTCTGGCGGTCTAATCGCTATCATCCTATAA
- a CDS encoding DUF2768 domain-containing protein, with protein sequence MSTGLIKMWFALGAMGLMFFSVMTIMLSRYKLKGFFKWTTAILAYLMMIIAGIVIFFVVFTGPVSE encoded by the coding sequence ATGTCAACAGGACTTATAAAGATGTGGTTTGCACTTGGCGCAATGGGGTTAATGTTCTTCTCAGTTATGACCATTATGCTTAGTAGATATAAACTAAAAGGATTTTTTAAATGGACAACCGCTATTTTAGCGTATTTGATGATGATTATAGCAGGTATTGTTATTTTCTTTGTTGTGTTTACAGGACCGGTAAGTGAATAA
- the der gene encoding ribosome biogenesis GTPase Der, whose product MPKPVIAIVGRPNVGKSTIFNRIVGERISIVEDIPGITRDRIYSSAEWLNHDFNIIDTGGIEIGDAPFLTEIRQQAEVAIDEADVIIFMVNGREGVTNADEEVAKILYRSDKPVVLAVNKIDNPEMRVDIYDFYALGFGEPVPVSGSHGLGIGDLLDMAAAHFPVREEENYDENTILFSLIGRPNVGKSSLVNALLGEERVIVSDIAGTTRDAIDTPYTKDGQEYVIIDTAGMRKKGKVYESTEKYSVLRALRAIERSDVVLVVIDGEEGIIEQDKKIAGYAHQAGRAVVIVVNKWDAVEKDEKTMQEYERKIRAHFQFLDYAPVIFLSAKTKRRIHTLLPMINMAAENHNLRVQTNVLNDVIMDAVAMNPTPTDNGKRLKIYYATQVAVKPPSFAVFVNEPELMHFSYERFLDNQIRAAFGFTGTPIKIFARARK is encoded by the coding sequence ATGCCAAAACCAGTTATTGCAATAGTTGGAAGACCAAATGTAGGGAAGTCAACTATATTTAATAGAATTGTTGGGGAAAGAATATCAATCGTAGAAGACATCCCAGGAATAACGAGAGATCGTATTTATAGTTCAGCAGAGTGGCTTAACCACGATTTTAATATTATCGATACGGGTGGTATTGAAATTGGAGATGCCCCGTTTTTAACAGAAATCCGTCAACAGGCTGAGGTAGCAATAGATGAAGCGGATGTTATTATATTTATGGTTAACGGTCGTGAAGGAGTTACCAATGCAGACGAAGAGGTTGCTAAAATTCTTTATCGCTCCGATAAGCCAGTAGTTCTCGCCGTTAACAAGATTGACAATCCAGAAATGCGAGTAGACATCTATGATTTTTACGCATTAGGATTTGGTGAACCTGTACCTGTTTCTGGTTCACATGGTCTTGGAATCGGAGACTTATTAGATATGGCAGCAGCTCATTTTCCAGTAAGAGAAGAGGAAAATTACGACGAGAATACGATTCTATTTTCTTTAATAGGCCGTCCTAACGTTGGAAAGTCTTCTCTAGTTAATGCACTACTTGGGGAAGAACGAGTAATTGTAAGTGATATAGCTGGAACAACACGTGATGCGATTGACACCCCTTATACGAAGGATGGGCAAGAGTATGTCATCATCGACACAGCTGGAATGAGGAAAAAAGGGAAGGTGTACGAGAGTACTGAAAAATATAGTGTACTTCGTGCCTTAAGAGCTATTGAACGCTCTGACGTCGTGTTAGTGGTTATAGACGGAGAAGAAGGTATTATTGAACAGGATAAGAAAATTGCAGGTTATGCCCATCAAGCTGGACGAGCAGTAGTCATTGTAGTTAACAAATGGGATGCTGTAGAAAAAGATGAAAAGACGATGCAGGAATATGAAAGGAAGATTCGTGCACATTTCCAATTCCTTGACTATGCACCAGTCATCTTTTTATCTGCAAAAACGAAACGAAGAATTCATACATTGTTGCCAATGATCAACATGGCTGCAGAGAATCATAATTTACGCGTACAAACCAATGTATTAAATGATGTCATTATGGACGCTGTTGCGATGAATCCAACTCCAACAGATAATGGCAAGCGTCTAAAAATTTACTATGCAACTCAAGTAGCTGTAAAGCCACCTTCCTTTGCTGTATTTGTAAATGAACCGGAGCTTATGCACTTTTCATATGAGAGGTTTTTAGATAATCAAATTCGCGCGGCATTTGGATTCACAGGAACTCCAATTAAGATCTTTGCTAGAGCTAGAAAATAA
- the mtrB gene encoding trp RNA-binding attenuation protein MtrB yields the protein MKEQNNNDFFVIKAKENGVNVIGLTRGTDTRFHHSEKLDKGEVMIAQFTEHTSAVKIRGKAVIITAHGQVDTEVE from the coding sequence ATGAAAGAGCAAAATAATAACGACTTCTTCGTCATTAAAGCCAAGGAAAATGGTGTAAATGTAATCGGTTTAACGAGAGGTACTGATACAAGATTTCACCATTCTGAAAAATTGGACAAAGGTGAAGTAATGATTGCCCAGTTTACTGAACATACCTCTGCAGTAAAAATTAGAGGAAAAGCCGTGATTATTACTGCACATGGACAAGTCGATACAGAAGTAGAATAG
- a CDS encoding YpzI family protein produces MGKDRQETKLRKEKRVESDRDQQLTYPGATRMESPEKSRERNEK; encoded by the coding sequence ATGGGAAAAGACCGTCAAGAGACAAAGCTTAGGAAGGAAAAGAGAGTGGAGTCTGATCGTGATCAACAGTTAACTTATCCTGGTGCTACTAGAATGGAAAGCCCGGAAAAGTCTAGAGAGCGCAACGAAAAATAA
- the cmk gene encoding (d)CMP kinase codes for MNTKISIAIDGPAAAGKSTVAKQIAEQLTYIYIDTGAMYRSLTYKALQQEIDVQNEESLSTILEKTTIELKPSNEGQLVFLDGTNVTDEIRSNVVTNNVSHVAAHRLVREEMVQRQKDMAQNGGVVMDGRDIGTQVLPHAEVKIFLLASVEERAKRRFDENIKKGIESNLQQLMIEIAQRDKLDSEREVSPLIKAHDAIEIDTTSLSISQVVDKIMTIVHERI; via the coding sequence ATGAATACTAAAATATCTATAGCCATCGATGGACCAGCGGCAGCAGGTAAAAGCACTGTAGCCAAGCAAATTGCAGAACAACTAACGTATATCTACATTGATACAGGTGCCATGTATCGCTCTCTTACATATAAAGCATTACAGCAGGAAATTGACGTTCAGAATGAGGAGAGTTTATCTACCATTTTAGAAAAGACAACAATAGAATTAAAGCCATCTAATGAGGGACAGTTAGTGTTTTTAGACGGAACAAATGTTACAGATGAAATTCGGTCTAACGTAGTTACGAATAATGTTTCACATGTTGCAGCACACCGCCTAGTTAGAGAGGAAATGGTTCAGAGACAGAAAGATATGGCTCAAAATGGTGGAGTGGTAATGGACGGTAGAGATATCGGAACACAAGTGTTACCACATGCTGAAGTGAAAATCTTCTTATTAGCTTCTGTTGAAGAACGTGCTAAAAGAAGGTTTGATGAAAACATAAAAAAGGGAATAGAGTCAAATTTACAACAACTAATGATAGAAATTGCACAGCGTGATAAACTTGATTCAGAGAGAGAGGTTTCGCCATTAATCAAAGCTCATGATGCAATTGAGATTGATACAACCTCTTTATCCATCTCACAGGTAGTTGATAAAATCATGACAATTGTTCATGAAAGGATTTGA
- a CDS encoding HU family DNA-binding protein — MNKTDLINAVAEASELSKKDATKAVDAVFDSILDALKNGDKVQLIGFGNFEVRERAARKGRNPQTGEEIEIAASKVPAFKPGKALKDAVK, encoded by the coding sequence ATGAACAAGACAGACTTAATTAACGCAGTAGCAGAGGCTAGTGAACTTTCTAAGAAAGATGCAACAAAAGCAGTTGATGCTGTTTTTGATTCAATTTTAGACGCACTTAAAAATGGTGATAAGGTTCAACTAATTGGTTTTGGAAACTTCGAAGTTCGTGAACGTGCAGCTCGTAAGGGTCGCAACCCACAAACAGGAGAAGAAATCGAAATCGCTGCAAGCAAGGTTCCTGCATTCAAACCAGGAAAAGCACTTAAAGATGCAGTAAAATAA
- a CDS encoding lysophospholipid acyltransferase family protein — protein MNLYNLGKQLCTVILKPLYRIEVIGEENVPKTGGVLLCSNHIDNLDPPVVGISSPRPIHFMAKEELFRLPILKSLLPSIQAFPVRRGMSDKQALRTGLQLLKDGKVLGLFPEGTRSKTGELGKGLAGAGFFALRTEANVVPCAIIGPYKPFKSLKVVFGKPVDLSELKERKGSAEEATDLIMDTIGELMEKYK, from the coding sequence ATGAATCTATATAATCTTGGAAAACAATTATGTACAGTGATTTTGAAACCATTATATAGAATTGAAGTTATTGGCGAAGAGAATGTGCCGAAAACTGGTGGAGTGCTGCTTTGTTCCAACCATATAGATAACCTAGATCCTCCAGTGGTAGGAATTTCTTCCCCAAGGCCCATTCATTTTATGGCGAAAGAAGAGCTATTTAGATTGCCTATATTAAAAAGTCTCCTTCCAAGCATACAAGCCTTCCCAGTAAGAAGAGGGATGAGTGATAAGCAGGCTCTTCGAACAGGACTTCAATTATTAAAGGATGGAAAAGTCCTTGGTTTATTTCCTGAAGGAACAAGGAGTAAAACTGGTGAATTAGGTAAAGGACTCGCAGGTGCTGGTTTTTTTGCACTCCGAACCGAAGCTAATGTGGTACCTTGTGCTATAATAGGACCATACAAACCTTTTAAATCGCTTAAGGTAGTATTTGGTAAGCCGGTAGATTTAAGTGAACTAAAGGAACGAAAAGGATCTGCCGAAGAAGCAACTGACTTAATCATGGATACAATCGGTGAGCTTATGGAAAAATATAAATAG
- a CDS encoding stage VI sporulation protein F codes for MSLFDNIEKKTNIKKEDIFNLADSVKGANFQDEQTVRQLIKQVSTLAGKPVTKEKEDKIVEAIISNNMPLDINTIGKMFKK; via the coding sequence ATGAGTCTATTTGATAACATTGAAAAGAAAACAAACATAAAAAAAGAAGATATCTTTAATTTAGCTGATTCCGTTAAAGGTGCCAACTTCCAGGATGAACAAACTGTTCGTCAGCTTATTAAACAGGTTTCTACTCTTGCTGGTAAACCGGTAACAAAGGAAAAAGAGGATAAGATTGTAGAGGCGATTATCAGTAATAATATGCCTTTGGACATAAATACAATCGGTAAAATGTTTAAGAAATAA